From the genome of Cryptococcus tetragattii IND107 chromosome 6, whole genome shotgun sequence, one region includes:
- a CDS encoding diphthine synthase, with protein sequence MFYVIGLGLSDEKDITVKGLEAVKGSERVYLESYTSILMVEKEKLEAFYERPVITATREMVELEADDILKDADKVDISFLVVGDPLGATTHSDLLLRAQSRNIPTSIIHNASILTALGSTGLQMYSFGQTLSLPFYTETWRPDSWYPRLEENLRLGVHTLVLLDIKVREQSEENMARGRLIYEPPRFMNPAQAFNQMLLTESIRHPAPKPQSQSQKPSQPSSDAEEEEGEEEKDPYPSLMPPSQTLAISLSRVGTPSQRLISGTLSELAALDEEEFGGPLHSVVIVGKRLHPLELEYAGKFAVGGENGDWWRVGKEVYGVERETFY encoded by the exons GCCGTGAAAGGCTCTGAACGAGTCTATCTCGAGTCGTACACCTCCATCctgatggtggagaaggaaaagctgGAAGCGTTCTATGAACGACCGGTCATCACTGCTACTAGGGAGATGGTCGAGCTTGAGGCGGATGATATTTTGAAAGATGCGGACAAGGTGGATATCTCGTTCTTGGTTGTTGGTGATCCTCTTGG AGCTACGACCCACAGCGACCTGCTGCTCCGCGCCCAATCACGCAACATCCccacctccatcatccacaatgcctccatcctcaccgCCCTCGGATCTACCGGTTTACAAATGTACTCATTTGGGCAAACGCTTTCTTTACCGTTTTACACGGAAACGTGGAGGCCGGATAGTTGGTATCCCCGATTAGAAGAGAATTTGAGACTGGGTGTACATACGTTGGTGTTGTTGGATATCAAGGTGAGGGAGCAGAGTGAGGAGAATATGGCGAG GGGACGTTTGATTTATGAGCCTCCGAGGTTTATGAATCCGGCGCAGGCGTTTAACCAGATGCTGCTTACCGAATCCATCCGTCATCCCGCTCCCAAACCccaatcccaatcccaaaAACCCTCGCAACCCTCTTCCGAcgccgaagaagaagaaggagaagaagaaaaagaccCTTATCCCAGCTTGATGCCCCCTTCCCAAACCCTCGCCATCTCCCTGTCCCGGGTCGGCACCCCTTCTCAACGGCTCATCTCTGGTACACTCTCCGAACTCGCCGCtctggatgaagaagaatttgGAGGACCTTTACATTCGGTGGTGATTGTGGGTAAGAGGCTGCATCCGCTGGAGCTGGAGTATGCGGGCAAGTTTGCGGTAGGTGGGGAAAATGGGGATTGGTGGAGAGTTGGGAAAGAGGTATATGGTGTAGAGAGGGAGACTTTTTACTAA